One genomic region from Entelurus aequoreus isolate RoL-2023_Sb linkage group LG14, RoL_Eaeq_v1.1, whole genome shotgun sequence encodes:
- the toe1 gene encoding target of EGR1 protein 1 isoform X2: protein MTSSFVVPVIDVQHDNFKELWPAMVVAMTSSSFLALDTELSGLGNRTSLLAACIEDRYKAICHAARSRSILSLGLACYKKLGDQSADTYLVQVYNLTLLCSEEYIIEPQSVQFLVQHGFDFNKQYAQGIPYHKGNDKGGSDNQGVHIRALFTELLRARKPLVLHNGLIDIAFLYQNFYAHLPDRLATFTADLSEMFPAGVFDTKYVTEFDLRLSASYLEYAYKKCKLDNSRKESSGGTGRHVHLQFCQYAGAMSRYVDHRACPAVAPHQVQADICHNFSAFGWCSKGTKCPLSHDTDLIILQDDNSRTEKRKKRKRLRKKKKGGEEEEDPAALEGAPRDKKPHLDPGKMIDNHKEETPDPNTPLHDGDAMKTLHDGDAMKTLHDGEDVKTLHDGEEDMKTLHDGEDMKTLHDGEEDMKTLHDGEDMKTLHDGEEDMKTLHDGEEDMNGDAMKADLKVCEDTTESAKKTTRCDKKVESGSHRAGFDAFMTGYIFAYSCVTVQQADADASDEERAWLPDSLNKIYLSGKAAPLNIVKSTFSKSSKAHVQKMALVWADKRGHHCSVTLQ, encoded by the exons ATGACGTCATCGTTTGTGGTGCCGGTCATTGACGTCCAGCATGACAACTTCAAAGAACTCTGGCCCGCTATGGTGGTGGCTATGACGTCATCATCTTTTCTTGCTCTTGACACG GAGCTGAGTGGTCTTGGGAACAGGACGTCATTGCTTGCTGC gtgtaTAGAAGACAGGTACAAAGCCATATGCCATGCAGCACGCTCTCGCTCCATCCTCTCCCTGGGACTCGCCTGCTACAAGAAACTCGGCGACCAG TCTGCAGACACGTACCTGGTCCAGGTGTACAACCTCACCCTGCTTTGTTCAGAGGAGTACATCATAGAGCCCCAGTCAGTGCAGTTCCTGGTGCAGCACGGCTTTGACTTCAACAAACAGTACGCTCAGGGCATACCCTATCACAAGGGGAACGACAAG GGAGGCTCAGACAACCAGGGTGTTCATATCCGGGCTTTATTTACGGAGCTATTGCGTGCAAGGAAGCCCTTGGTGCTCCACAACGGCCTGATTGACATCGCTTTCCTGTACCAG AACTTTTATGCACATCTTCCAGACCGATTAGCCACCTTCACGGCCGACCTGTCCGAGATGTTCCCGGCAGGCGTCTTCGACACTAAATACGTGACAGAGTTTGACCTCCGCCTCAGCGCCTCCTACCTGGAGTATGCCTACAAGAAATG TAAGCTGGACAACAGCCGCAAGGAGTCCTCCGGCGGGACCGGCCGTCACGTCCACCTCCAGTTCTGTCAGTATGCCGGTGCCATGTCCCGCTATGTGGACCATAGGGCCTGCCCGGCTGTCGCTCCTCATCAGGTGCAGGCTGACATCTGCCACAACTTCTCT GCGTTCGGTTGGTGTTCAAAAGGCACCAAGTGTCCCTTGTCCCACGACACAGACCTCATCATTCTCCAAGACGATAATTCCAGGACGGAGAAGAGGAAAAAGAGGAAGCGTCTTcggaagaagaagaaaggaggagaagaagaagaagaccctGCGGCGCTGGAAGGTGCTCCTCGAGACAAAAAGCCTCACTTGGACCCTGGGAAGATGATTGACAACCATAAGGAGGAGACCCCAGACCCAAACACACCACTGCATGATGGAGACGCCATGAAAACTCTGCATGATGGAGACGCCATGAAAACTCTGCATGATGGAGAAGACGTGAAAACTCTGCATGATGGAGAAGAAGACATGAAAACTCTGCACGATGGAGAAGACATGAAAACTCTGCATGATGGAGAAGAAGACATGAAAACTCTGCATGATGGAGAAGACATGAAAACTCTGCATGATGGAGAAGAAGACATGAAAACTCTGCACGATGGAGAAGAAGACATGAATGGAGACGCCATGAAAGCAGACCTCAAAGTGTGCGAGGACACCACGGAATCGGCAAAAAAGACCACAAGATGCGACAAGAAGGTGGAGTCAGGTTCCCACCGAGCAGGGTTCGATGCCTTCATGACGGGGTACATCTTCGCCTACTCCTGCGTCACCGTGCAGCAGGCGGACGCCGACGCCAGCGACGAGGAGCGGGCGTGGCTCCCCGACTCCCTCAACAAGATCTACCTCAGCGGCAAGGCGGCCCCTCTGAACATAGTCAAGAGCACCTTCTCCAAGTCCTCCAAGGCCCATGTGCAGAAGATGGCGCTGGTGTGGGCCGACAAGCG GGGGCACCATTGTAGTGTAACACTACAATGA
- the tmem53 gene encoding transmembrane protein 53 — translation MADDDIDYNIVFPDAETSEAHWRGRKEPVVILLGWAGCRDKHLSKYSNIYNKQGCVTIRYTAPLKTVFISESFGYKELKNSALKLLEMLYDYEVEHCPIFFHVFSNGGFMLYRYIQELLHKEQQFSSLSVAGAIVDSAPGSANVPGAVRALTATLGPKVSPVLKYLLLALFAATVFLLRVVLYPLTKYVHKNHYDAVRERPPAWPHFFLYSGADQVIRPSDVRLFADALRLKGVPVDLYDFVSSAHVSHLREFPERYMCKCRDFLTACMEDGDETHVGRRRRLQDQ, via the exons ATGGCGGACGATGACATTGACTACAATATCGTGTTTCCGGATGCGGAAACGTCAG AGGCACACTGGCGGGGAAGGAAGGAGCCAGTGGTGATATTGTTGGGCTGGGCAGGCTGCAGAGACAAACACCTCAGCAAGTACAGCAACATCTACAATAAACAG ggatGTGTCACCATCCGCTACACGGCTCCTCTCAAGACCGTCTTCATCTCGGAGTCGTTCGGCTACAAAGAACTTAAAAATTCCGCCCTCAAATTGCTGGAGATGCTCTATGACTACGAGGTGGAACACTGTCCTATTTTCTTTCACGTGTTTAGTAACGGCGGCTTCATGCTGTACAGATATATTCAAGAGCTATTACACAAGGAACAACAATTTAGCTCGCTGAGTGTCGCCGGGGCCATTGTGGACAGCGCCCCCGGGAGTGCCAACGTCCCGGGGGCCGTGCGGGCGCTGACCGCCACACTGGGGCCCAAAGTAAGTCCTGTTTTGAAGTACCTCCTGCTGGCGCTCTTCGCGGCGACTGTTTTCCTCTTGCGAGTGGTGTTATACCCGCTGACCAAGTACGTGCACAAGAACCACTACGACGCCGTGCGAGAGCGGCCGCCCGCCTGGCCCCATTTCTTCCTGTACTCCGGCGCCGATCAGGTGATCAGGCCGAGCGACGTCCGGCTCTTTGCGGACGCGCTCCGTTTGAAAGGGGTTCCGGTGGACTTGTACGATTTTGTCTCCAGCGCGCATGTGAGTCACCTTCGGGAGTTCCCGGAGCGTTACATGTGCAAATGTCGCGACTTCCTCACCGCTTGCATGGAAGACGGAGATGAGACGCATGTCGGGAGAAGACGCAGACTTCAGGATCAGTAA
- the toe1 gene encoding target of EGR1 protein 1 isoform X1: protein MTSSFVVPVIDVQHDNFKELWPAMVVAMTSSSFLALDTELSGLGNRTSLLAACIEDRYKAICHAARSRSILSLGLACYKKLGDQSADTYLVQVYNLTLLCSEEYIIEPQSVQFLVQHGFDFNKQYAQGIPYHKGNDKGGSDNQGVHIRALFTELLRARKPLVLHNGLIDIAFLYQNFYAHLPDRLATFTADLSEMFPAGVFDTKYVTEFDLRLSASYLEYAYKKCKLDNSRKESSGGTGRHVHLQFCQYAGAMSRYVDHRACPAVAPHQVQADICHNFSAFGWCSKGTKCPLSHDTDLIILQDDNSRTEKRKKRKRLRKKKKGGEEEEDPAALEGAPRDKKPHLDPGKMIDNHKEETPDPNTPLHDGDAMKTLHDGDAMKTLHDGEDVKTLHDGEEDMKTLHDGEDMKTLHDGEEDMKTLHDGEDMKTLHDGEEDMKTLHDGEEDMNGDAMKADLKVCEDTTESAKKTTRCDKKVESGSHRAGFDAFMTGYIFAYSCVTVQQADADASDEERAWLPDSLNKIYLSGKAAPLNIVKSTFSKSSKAHVQKMALVWADKRGQHCSVDTTMTLQHYKELLTPKSSTRLQTD, encoded by the exons ATGACGTCATCGTTTGTGGTGCCGGTCATTGACGTCCAGCATGACAACTTCAAAGAACTCTGGCCCGCTATGGTGGTGGCTATGACGTCATCATCTTTTCTTGCTCTTGACACG GAGCTGAGTGGTCTTGGGAACAGGACGTCATTGCTTGCTGC gtgtaTAGAAGACAGGTACAAAGCCATATGCCATGCAGCACGCTCTCGCTCCATCCTCTCCCTGGGACTCGCCTGCTACAAGAAACTCGGCGACCAG TCTGCAGACACGTACCTGGTCCAGGTGTACAACCTCACCCTGCTTTGTTCAGAGGAGTACATCATAGAGCCCCAGTCAGTGCAGTTCCTGGTGCAGCACGGCTTTGACTTCAACAAACAGTACGCTCAGGGCATACCCTATCACAAGGGGAACGACAAG GGAGGCTCAGACAACCAGGGTGTTCATATCCGGGCTTTATTTACGGAGCTATTGCGTGCAAGGAAGCCCTTGGTGCTCCACAACGGCCTGATTGACATCGCTTTCCTGTACCAG AACTTTTATGCACATCTTCCAGACCGATTAGCCACCTTCACGGCCGACCTGTCCGAGATGTTCCCGGCAGGCGTCTTCGACACTAAATACGTGACAGAGTTTGACCTCCGCCTCAGCGCCTCCTACCTGGAGTATGCCTACAAGAAATG TAAGCTGGACAACAGCCGCAAGGAGTCCTCCGGCGGGACCGGCCGTCACGTCCACCTCCAGTTCTGTCAGTATGCCGGTGCCATGTCCCGCTATGTGGACCATAGGGCCTGCCCGGCTGTCGCTCCTCATCAGGTGCAGGCTGACATCTGCCACAACTTCTCT GCGTTCGGTTGGTGTTCAAAAGGCACCAAGTGTCCCTTGTCCCACGACACAGACCTCATCATTCTCCAAGACGATAATTCCAGGACGGAGAAGAGGAAAAAGAGGAAGCGTCTTcggaagaagaagaaaggaggagaagaagaagaagaccctGCGGCGCTGGAAGGTGCTCCTCGAGACAAAAAGCCTCACTTGGACCCTGGGAAGATGATTGACAACCATAAGGAGGAGACCCCAGACCCAAACACACCACTGCATGATGGAGACGCCATGAAAACTCTGCATGATGGAGACGCCATGAAAACTCTGCATGATGGAGAAGACGTGAAAACTCTGCATGATGGAGAAGAAGACATGAAAACTCTGCACGATGGAGAAGACATGAAAACTCTGCATGATGGAGAAGAAGACATGAAAACTCTGCATGATGGAGAAGACATGAAAACTCTGCATGATGGAGAAGAAGACATGAAAACTCTGCACGATGGAGAAGAAGACATGAATGGAGACGCCATGAAAGCAGACCTCAAAGTGTGCGAGGACACCACGGAATCGGCAAAAAAGACCACAAGATGCGACAAGAAGGTGGAGTCAGGTTCCCACCGAGCAGGGTTCGATGCCTTCATGACGGGGTACATCTTCGCCTACTCCTGCGTCACCGTGCAGCAGGCGGACGCCGACGCCAGCGACGAGGAGCGGGCGTGGCTCCCCGACTCCCTCAACAAGATCTACCTCAGCGGCAAGGCGGCCCCTCTGAACATAGTCAAGAGCACCTTCTCCAAGTCCTCCAAGGCCCATGTGCAGAAGATGGCGCTGGTGTGGGCCGACAAGCG GGGGCAGCATTGTAGTGTTGACACTACAATGACTCTACAACActacaaagaactgctcacccccaaatcctccacacgactcCAGACAgactaa